One genomic region from Nymphaea colorata isolate Beijing-Zhang1983 chromosome 12, ASM883128v2, whole genome shotgun sequence encodes:
- the LOC116265699 gene encoding transcription factor MYB1-like encodes MVKPESHSKKNVNKGAWTTEEDRRLSECIKVHGDKKWRSIPARAGLNRCGKSCRLRWLNYLRPDIKRGNISEDEEDLIMRLHNLLGNRWSLIAGRLPGRTDNEIKNYWNTHLSKKSLSMSELNHKINGKVKRSSQKPLPPSITCPVSSTPEFTSEKAVMENERASSDLLEKEPQVDLDIDIDRFFDFPNFGSVETEQVPSNHMADDQNQVDQVPIEAVSFSELLRRELEDGPMVDLNCYDESNFEQLELEMLSRFLDSDMDFTNQAGDLSSS; translated from the exons ATGGTGAAGCCTGAGAGCCACAGCAAGAAAAATGTGAACAAGGGGGCTTGGACAACAGAGGAAGACAGAAGGCTATCAGAGTGCATAAAAGTTCATGGGGACAAGAAGTGGAGATCCATCCCTGCTAGAGCAG GTCTCAACAGATGTGGAAAGAGTTGCAGATTGAGGTGGCTGAATTATTTGAGACCAGACATTAAGAGAGGGAACATATCAGAAGACGAGGAGGATTTGATCATGAGGCTTCACAATCTTCTGGGCAACAG ATGGTCACTGATAGCCGGGAGGCTGCCGGGCCGAACAGATAACGAAATAAAAAACTACTGGAATACTCATTTGAGCAAAAAATCGCTCTCAATGAGTGAACTGAACCACAAAATCAACGGCAAAGTCAAGAGATCAAGCCAGAAGCCACTGCCACCATCGATCACCTGCCCCGTCTCCTCCACACCAGAGTTCACCAGCGAGAAGGCTGTCATGGAGAATGAGAGAGCCTCGAGCGACCTGCTAGAGAAAGAGCCCCAGGTAGATCTCGACATCGACATCGACCGGTTTTTCGACTTCCCCAACTTCGGATCTGTGGAAACAGAGCAGGTCCCCAGCAATCACATGGCTGATGATCAGAACCAAGTCGATCAGGTGCCAATTGAAGCAGTCAGCTTCAGTGAGCTGCTGAGGCGTGAGTTGGAGGATGGCCCTATGGTGGACTTGAACTGCTACGACGAGTCTAACTTCGAACAGCTTGAGTTGGAGATGTTGAGCAGATTTCTGGACTCTGATATGGATTTCACTAACCAAGCAGGGGATCTGTCTTCCTCTTGA
- the LOC116265658 gene encoding cyclin-dependent kinase F-4-like, whose product MDKYTLIKEVGDGTFGTVWRAIHRQTGELVAVKKMKRKYYSWEECMNLREVKSLRKMNHPNIVKLKEVIRENAILYFVFEYMECNLYQFMQDRAKLFSETEVRTWCFQVFQALAYMHQHGYFHRDLKPENLLVTKDTIKIADFGLAREVLSQPPYTEYVSTRWYRAPEVLLQSPVYDSAVDMWAMGAIMAELFTLSPLFPGSSEADQIYKICSVIGTPNQRTWADGLHLANSMNYEFPQFVAADLATLIPSVSKDAINLISLLCSWNPRKRPTAAEVLQHSFFQSCFYIPPSLRAKALTPKQPPVGMRGSLEHKSFARVVENLPNAKPVTNFSTSRICGSLNAGPLGVQRRAEFDDQDNKVEKANKSAPRQPRYRPPMRNSPSKVAAYVSLHESARGVSDAVSNGLNRPSQLAFASDGHQRSLIRPALKAGGWHSRPDLFGQSQGMPAHVGRTYPRKVAG is encoded by the exons ATGGACAA GTACACACTTATCAAGGAAGTAGGGGATGGAACTTTTGGAACTGTCTGGAGGGCTATTCATCGTCAAACAGGCGAACTT GTGGcggtgaagaagatgaaaagaaaatattactCCTGGGAGGAATGCATGAATCTTAGAGAAGTTAAG TCCCTGAGAAAGATGAATCATCCTAATATTGTGAAGCTTAAGGAGGTGATCAGAGAGAATGCTATCctgtattttgtgtttgaataCATG GAGTGTAACCTGTATCAGTTCATGCAAGACAGAGCTAAGCTGTTTTCAGAGACTGAAGTACGGACTTGGTGCTTCCAAGTATTCCAGGCTCTTGCCTACATGCATCAACATGGGTACTTTCACCGAGACCTCAAGCCAG agAATCTTTTGGTTACAAAAGATACAATCAAGATTGCTGACTTTGGTCTTGCACGTGAAGTTCTCTCCCAGCCACCTTATACCGAATATGTTTCAACTCGATG GTATAGAGCCCCAGAAGTTCTTCTCCAATCACCTGTATATGACTCTGCAGTCG ATATGTGGGCAATGGGAGCAATTATGGCAGAGTTGTTTACCCTTAGTCCTCTCTTTCCTGGTTCAAG TGAAGCagatcaaatatataaaatatgcaGTGTGATAGGTACTCCTAATCAGAGAACCTGGGCTGATGGGTTGCACTTGGCCAATTCAATGAACTATGAATTTCCACAG TTTGTCGCTGCTGATCTTGCAACGCTGATTCCCTCAGTGAGCAAGGATGCTATTAATTTGATATCT TTGCTTTGTTCATGGAACCCAAGAAAGAGACCAACAGCAGCAGAGGTCCTTCAGCattccttttttcag TCATGCTTCTACATTCCTCCTTCACTTCGAGCAAAGGCACTGACACCGAAACAGCCTCCAG TTGGGATGAGAGGTTCCTTGGAGCACAAGAGTTTTGCAAGGGTTGTTGAGAATCTGCCTAACGCGAAGCCTGTGACCAACTTTTCTACTTCAAGGATATGCGGCTCATTGAATGCTG GTCCTCTAGGTGTGCAGAGAAGGGCAGAGTTCGATGACCAG GATAATAAAGTTGAGAAAGCCAATAAATCTGCACCAAGACAGCCAAGATACCGGCCACCAATGAGAAATAGCCCTTCCAAAG TTGCAGCCTACGTTAGCCTGCATGAAAGTGCGAGAGGTGTTTCTGATGCAGTGTCCAACGGGCTAAACAGGCCAAGCCAATTGGCGTTTGCCTCTGATGGACATCAGAGAAGCTTAATCAGGCCTGCGTTGAAGGCTGGAGGATGGCACAGCCGGCCCGATTTGTTCGGACAGTCTCAAGGAATGCCTGCGCATGTTGGTAGGACCTATCCCAGGAAGGTTGCAGGTTGA